Sequence from the Deinococcus aquaedulcis genome:
GGCCCACCTGCCAGCGGACGCGCGCCCGGCCCTGGTCCGGCTGGCCGGGCTGCTGGGGCCCCATCTGCCCCTGATTCAGGCCCTGCTGACCCAGGCGCGCGAGGCAGCGCGGCAGGCCCGGCAAGACCCGCCGCCCTTCGTGCCCTGCCACACCGACGCCCACGGCGGCAACGTGATGCGCGCCCGGGACAGCGCCCTGTGGCTGATTGACTGGGAAACCGCCCGGCTGGCCCCACCGGAACATGACCTGTGGATGCTGGGCCGCCACCTCCCGGCGCTGCTGCCTGCCTATGCCGGGGGCCGGGGCCAGCCGTACGAGCCCCGATCGCACCTGCTGCGGTTCTACGTGCTGCGCCGTTCCCTGGAAGATCTGGCCGAGGACCTGCGCTGGCTGCTGCACGAGCGCCCCACCCCCCAGACCGAGGCTCATTCACTGGACCTCATCGAGCGCTTTATGCTGCCCGCCCTGCTGAGCGCCGAGGCAGACGTGGCCGCGCTGGAGGGGTAAGGCAGACAGAAGCCCGCACCAACAGCAGGGCTCTGGGCAGCAAGGCAACGCCTAGGGGGTCAAACCCCAGCCCCCCTGAGCCCCGATAGTGGTCCGCTACGCCCTGCCCGTCAAACTGGCCGCCTGCGCCTCATGCCTCTCTCGGTCAGTCTGGTGACGAGCACGACTCTTCGCCGCATTGCTACAGGCAAAGGGCCCGACGTGCTGCAAGGTGGACACGTTCAATTGACGGTGATCACCGTGGGGGTCCGGTCCACCACCGTGATGGCTGGGCCGAGCGCCTGTTCGCGGCTGCCGTACCAGGATTTTCCAAAGCCCAACACGGTATAGGTACCAGGCCTAGCAAACACCAGATTGGTGCTGAAGGAGAAGGACTTGCTTTCGCCCCTGTTGTTCTTGTCTGACCAGAATGTTGACCGGGCTGCACCGGGCGACAGAGCGACGGTGGTGGGCAGGGCCTGTTGGGCCAGACACGCTCTGGCCACAGCGTCGCTGTATGCCACCGCCCCCTCAAAGACGCAGACGCCCAACTCCAGGTCGTACGAAAGAGACGTGAAGTTGGCACCGGAATCCATCAGAACATCGGCGCCGACGGCGGCGTTCACGGGTATTCCGACAGAAGCCGGAGCGCCCACCGCCGTGGTCATCTTCACGATATAGGGCAGGATGTCGGAGTGGGAATTCGTCAGCTGGCACGAAGTCAGCAGAAGGGCGCAGAGGATCAGGCGAGGCGTCATGCTGCCCCTACAGTAGCCCCTGGCGCAGCGCCTGCACGGCTGCCTGGGTGCGGTCGGCGGCGCGCAGTTTCAGCAGCACCTCCTGCACATGGAGCTTGACGGTGCTCACGCTGATGCCCAGGGCCTGGGCAATGTCCTTGTTGCCCAGGCCGTCGGCGATCAGGCGCAGCACCTCGGTTTCGCGGGTGGTCAGGGGCGAGGCGGCGTTCGGAGCGCGGATACCGCCCAGGACATGGTGGGCCACCTGCGGGTCCAGGTAGGCGCTGCCCGCCGCCGCCGCGCGGATGGCCAGCAGCAGCAGGTCGGGGTCGGCACTTTTCAGGCAGTAGGCCTGCGCCCCGGAGGCCAGGGCCGCCAGCACCTCGCCGCGCAGATCGTGGGCGGTGAGCATCACGAGGCGCACGCTGGGCCAGCGCGCGGCCATCTCGGCGGCGGTCTGAATGCCGTCCATGCCCGGCAGGCCAATATCCAGCACCGCCACGTCCACCGGCTGGGCACTGCCCTGGGTGCGCGCCAGCACCTCCAGGCCCTCCTCGCCGCTGCGCGCTTCGGCCACCACGCGCAGGTCGTGTTCCAGGTTGATGGCCGCGCGCAGGCCGTCGCGGGTAAAGGCGTGGTCCTCGACAAGGAGAATCCGGGTGGGGTCGGCGCTCATAGGGCCGCCGGGACCAGCGTTGGCCTGCACGGTGCCAGTTGGGCGAGGCGGTCAGAAGAGGGGCGCCGCCAAGGGGCCGGCACGCCAGACAGCAGGCGGGTCATACAGATTCCGTTCATTTCCGTAACATCCAGAAAAGAGCTGGATGTTCCCCGCCTTCGGCGCTGTTCCAGCCCAATTCCCGGAAATCCGTATTGTTTCCTTCTCTGCTGCGCAGCTCTGCGAGTCCCTCCGGTCGGAAAAATTCCATAACACGTTACGGAATTTTTCGGAATCCGTATCACAGGTCCTCCAGGGGCAGGGTCAGGGTAAAAACGCTCTGGGCGCGGGCGGTGCGGGTGTAGGTGACGTGGCCGCCGTGGGCCTCGGCAATGCGGCGGGTGAGGTACAGGCCCAGCCCGGTGCCGCCCCCCGCGCCGCCCGCCCGGAAGCGCTGAAACAGCGTGGCTTCGCGCCCGGCGGGGACCCCGGGGCCGTCGTCCATCACGCTCAGGGCCGCTTCCTCGCCGTCGCGGCGCAGCTTGACCTGCACGGTGCTGCCCGGCGGGGCAAAGCGCACGGCGTTGTCCAGCAGGTTCTGCACCGCCCGGCGCAGGTCATGGGGCTGGCCGCGCACCCGCACGCCTTCTAAGGTGGTTTCCAGGGTCACGCCGCGCGCCTGCGCCCGGGGCTGCACCTGCTCGGCCACCCCCAGCACCACGTCGCGCAGGGCCACGCTGCGCGGCTCGTCGGCGTTGCCGCTTTCGTACTTAGCCACCAGCAGCAGCTGATCGGCCAGGGCCAGCAGCGCCGCGTTGGCTTCCAGGCCGTTGTGCAGGGTCGCGCGGTAGTCTTCCGGCAGCGGGCCGTAGGCGCCTTTCAGGGCCGCGCGCATGTTCACGGCGTTGGCCATCAGGGGCGTGCGCAGGTCGTGGGAAAAAGCGTAGATCAGGTCCTGCAGCACCTCGCCGCGCGCCTGCAGCTGCGCCTGGCGGTCCTGCAGGTCGTCCAGCAGGGCGGTGCGGTCCAGCAGCGGCTGCAGGGTCTGCACCGCCTCGGCCAGCACGTCCGGGGGGGCACTAGCGCCCGTCACGATCAGCAGCAGGTCCTGCTCATGGGGGCGGGTCAGGCGCGAGAGCAGCGTATGGGCGCCGTCCACCCCCCAGACCAGGGCGCTGCCGGGAGGCCGGGCCAGAAACTCCAGCGGCAGTCGGCTGCCCAGCCGCCCTGACCCCGGGCCCGGCACCAGGGCGTGGGGCGGGCGCAGCACGGCGCGGTCCACCCGGCCCAGTTCCACGCTCTGGGCGCCGGTTAACTCGCGCAGGGCCTGGGCGGCGCGGGCCACGAACGCCTCCTGGCCGTAGGGCCCACTGACCGCCTCGACCAGCCGCCGCAGGGCGCGCTCGCGCTCCAGGCGCCGCCCCTCTTCTTCCAGGCGTGCGGCGCGCAGCGAGGCTTCGCGGGCGCGCAGGGTCAGGCCGCCCACCAGCAGCGCCGCCAGAATGCTCACCACGCGGTTGCCCAGGTCCTCGGGGCTCAGGCCGTCGCGCAGGGCGTTCACCGCAGCGGCCAGCAGGTTGCCGCCCACCGCCACTGCCAGCAGGTGCAGCGTGGCCGCCCGCGACCCCCCCAGCGCCGAGAGGGCCACAGGCGCGCACAGCAGCGTGCCCACCACCAGCGATGACGGCGTGAGGGTATCGGCCAGGGTAATCAGCGCGATCAGGACAAGGCTCAGCCAGGAGCGTTTGCTCCAGGCAGGCGGCGGGGCGCCCAGGGCGGAA
This genomic interval carries:
- a CDS encoding sensor histidine kinase yields the protein MTDPALSKPSLPDSALGAPPPAWSKRSWLSLVLIALITLADTLTPSSLVVGTLLCAPVALSALGGSRAATLHLLAVAVGGNLLAAAVNALRDGLSPEDLGNRVVSILAALLVGGLTLRAREASLRAARLEEEGRRLERERALRRLVEAVSGPYGQEAFVARAAQALRELTGAQSVELGRVDRAVLRPPHALVPGPGSGRLGSRLPLEFLARPPGSALVWGVDGAHTLLSRLTRPHEQDLLLIVTGASAPPDVLAEAVQTLQPLLDRTALLDDLQDRQAQLQARGEVLQDLIYAFSHDLRTPLMANAVNMRAALKGAYGPLPEDYRATLHNGLEANAALLALADQLLLVAKYESGNADEPRSVALRDVVLGVAEQVQPRAQARGVTLETTLEGVRVRGQPHDLRRAVQNLLDNAVRFAPPGSTVQVKLRRDGEEAALSVMDDGPGVPAGREATLFQRFRAGGAGGGTGLGLYLTRRIAEAHGGHVTYTRTARAQSVFTLTLPLEDL
- a CDS encoding response regulator, producing MSADPTRILLVEDHAFTRDGLRAAINLEHDLRVVAEARSGEEGLEVLARTQGSAQPVDVAVLDIGLPGMDGIQTAAEMAARWPSVRLVMLTAHDLRGEVLAALASGAQAYCLKSADPDLLLLAIRAAAAGSAYLDPQVAHHVLGGIRAPNAASPLTTRETEVLRLIADGLGNKDIAQALGISVSTVKLHVQEVLLKLRAADRTQAAVQALRQGLL
- a CDS encoding phosphotransferase — its product is MSADPHLDHAALRALVGSAFGLAVEELTFLPEGTSHAYRAQGPEGRFFLKVQPDSPYGARATARARREAPLLQALREEGLTHVPRPLPTRAGGWSAALGGFQVFAYDWIDAVNLGQDWTAALPELAPLLGRVHGCAARIGAQGLALPVPPEDFALPFDALLTGALHTLAHLPADARPALVRLAGLLGPHLPLIQALLTQAREAARQARQDPPPFVPCHTDAHGGNVMRARDSALWLIDWETARLAPPEHDLWMLGRHLPALLPAYAGGRGQPYEPRSHLLRFYVLRRSLEDLAEDLRWLLHERPTPQTEAHSLDLIERFMLPALLSAEADVAALEG